A genomic stretch from Flavobacterium humidisoli includes:
- a CDS encoding OmpA family protein encodes MAKGVKKIKWTGKGKVIANKSIPNKKVTIDADQIVSFEVESWYNQTTEEEKKKNITWILQDRKKQTIIIQKVQSANLPKEISIPKELCGPFQYYLEASLGGKRDFHNETGLYISGYAPAKLISSKWSQVYDGKDIRKTYCFSYGEKVYLNLKTEGLNGHQNLQILIFRHLNFQTDPAVFKYTNVLVIDGEINLEITSTFNWYTAIKDIKQTEEFYVKIYDPTAKVYITDEKGLTDHATFLRINKKIVSKEIKPPTNLSPLKTGEPDKDEARFELCKFETISITEPKATTKLFHNGQNLSKVTNPKTPISKTILFEFEKHEITAEAKTILNNVLQYLLQSHYSTIKIDGHACVIGKEQYNQKLSQQRSDAVKKLFVDGGLDSRRIISLGRGEVNPTDDKKGRDNIKYKNEKEYIENRRVDISFDSLGHDAQTIVYETIVPSHSQNITIDVTEYQNKACFRELGKHKKNIKISSPEYSKAIDQVANKLDFPVRSDLSWMNPAPLQYIWPRYNITHVLNAEKSMDSANNYFIDVHSCRYYSNDANHTIQIKAYPDIKWSLNFFLNLTNDLSVKWANQSDYKLKELQSKAGKIGAERRWKQKEASIGFSLQAKWDNNQQSKELKDDYDIKFKKLYNVFNSLGALADGITNKTKGSIRSITPTGLPVSFAVKPPNLSFTGDWFLSHPKNNNLIVGTDVKLVLEASPLIGLEITIDLLGAAVFIAGEIVSMGTAGPQALRLYNEIQTKLKQGINFGNDKAGVKTSVDIYMDLIITGTISTKSEFRFNTSGKAKDSNFKLASEAKLKTELKVGIKIKGEAVIAVVKVNAYFEASGAGTASVTFGHGIIYDDKGLYYQPKLGFDGLDITYVVKVSASLAIKIAKEGVKIDEKKEGKHTFAEGKFIGFIPPFDVIKELEELFDMTANIPLIKNN; translated from the coding sequence ATGGCAAAAGGCGTTAAAAAAATAAAGTGGACAGGAAAAGGTAAAGTAATAGCCAATAAGTCTATCCCAAATAAAAAAGTGACTATTGATGCAGATCAGATTGTTTCTTTTGAAGTAGAGTCTTGGTATAATCAAACAACTGAGGAAGAAAAGAAAAAGAACATAACTTGGATCTTGCAGGATCGAAAAAAACAAACCATTATTATTCAAAAAGTACAGTCTGCAAACCTTCCTAAAGAGATTAGTATCCCTAAAGAATTATGTGGCCCTTTTCAATATTATCTTGAAGCAAGTCTAGGAGGCAAAAGAGATTTTCATAATGAAACTGGTCTCTACATAAGTGGATATGCTCCTGCAAAATTAATCAGTAGTAAATGGTCACAGGTTTATGATGGAAAAGACATTCGTAAAACTTATTGTTTTTCTTATGGCGAAAAAGTTTACTTAAATCTAAAGACAGAAGGTCTAAATGGTCACCAAAACTTACAGATCTTAATTTTTAGACATCTTAATTTTCAAACAGATCCTGCGGTTTTTAAGTATACAAATGTACTTGTAATTGATGGGGAAATAAATCTGGAAATAACCAGCACTTTTAATTGGTACACTGCAATTAAGGACATAAAACAAACCGAAGAATTTTATGTGAAAATTTATGACCCTACTGCTAAGGTTTATATTACTGACGAAAAAGGCTTAACAGATCATGCTACATTTTTAAGAATTAACAAAAAAATTGTTTCTAAAGAAATAAAACCTCCAACAAATTTATCTCCATTAAAAACTGGAGAACCAGATAAAGATGAAGCTAGATTTGAACTTTGTAAGTTTGAAACAATTTCTATAACAGAGCCTAAGGCGACTACCAAATTATTTCATAACGGTCAAAATTTAAGCAAAGTAACAAACCCAAAAACACCAATTTCAAAAACCATTTTATTCGAATTTGAAAAACATGAAATTACAGCAGAAGCCAAAACAATTCTAAACAATGTTTTACAGTATCTGCTGCAATCACATTATTCAACAATTAAAATTGATGGTCACGCATGTGTCATTGGCAAGGAACAATATAATCAAAAACTATCCCAGCAAAGAAGTGATGCTGTAAAAAAACTTTTTGTTGATGGCGGTCTGGATTCACGTCGTATTATTTCTTTAGGCCGTGGCGAAGTAAACCCAACCGATGATAAAAAAGGAAGAGATAATATAAAATACAAAAATGAGAAAGAATATATTGAAAATCGCCGTGTCGACATTTCGTTTGACTCTCTTGGTCACGATGCCCAAACCATTGTGTATGAAACTATTGTCCCTAGCCATAGCCAAAATATTACTATTGACGTTACCGAATATCAAAACAAAGCCTGTTTTAGAGAATTAGGAAAACACAAAAAAAATATCAAGATTAGCTCTCCCGAATATAGCAAAGCAATAGATCAGGTTGCAAATAAATTGGATTTTCCTGTCAGGTCAGATTTGTCATGGATGAATCCTGCCCCATTACAATATATATGGCCAAGATATAACATAACGCATGTTTTAAATGCTGAAAAAAGTATGGATTCAGCAAATAACTATTTTATTGATGTTCATTCTTGTAGGTACTATTCAAATGATGCTAATCATACTATTCAGATAAAAGCCTACCCAGATATAAAATGGTCGCTTAATTTCTTTTTAAATCTAACTAATGATTTAAGTGTTAAATGGGCTAATCAATCAGATTATAAATTAAAAGAATTGCAAAGTAAAGCAGGGAAAATTGGTGCTGAAAGAAGATGGAAACAAAAAGAAGCATCAATTGGTTTTAGTTTACAGGCAAAATGGGATAATAATCAGCAAAGTAAAGAATTAAAGGACGATTATGATATTAAATTCAAAAAATTATATAATGTATTTAATTCACTAGGTGCCTTAGCTGATGGAATTACAAATAAAACTAAAGGATCTATTCGTTCTATTACACCTACAGGCCTCCCTGTAAGCTTTGCTGTAAAACCACCCAACTTATCCTTTACTGGGGATTGGTTTTTAAGCCACCCTAAAAATAATAACTTAATAGTTGGTACGGATGTTAAATTAGTATTAGAAGCATCTCCTTTAATTGGGTTAGAAATTACGATAGATTTATTGGGTGCAGCAGTTTTTATAGCTGGCGAAATTGTAAGTATGGGAACAGCAGGACCTCAAGCTTTACGATTATATAATGAAATTCAAACAAAATTAAAGCAGGGGATCAATTTCGGCAATGATAAAGCGGGTGTCAAAACCTCTGTTGATATTTATATGGATTTAATAATTACGGGAACAATAAGTACGAAATCAGAATTTAGATTTAATACTTCTGGCAAGGCTAAGGATTCCAATTTTAAATTAGCTTCAGAAGCCAAATTAAAAACAGAACTGAAAGTAGGAATAAAAATAAAGGGCGAAGCGGTCATTGCGGTTGTTAAGGTAAACGCCTATTTTGAAGCTTCAGGAGCAGGGACTGCCTCTGTTACTTTTGGACATGGAATAATTTACGATGATAAAGGATTGTATTACCAACCAAAACTTGGTTTTGATGGTCTAGACATCACATATGTTGTGAAAGTAAGTGCTAGTTTAGCAATAAAAATAGCAAAAGAAGGAGTCAAAATTGACGAAAAAAAAGAAGGAAAACACACTTTTGCAGAGGGAAAATTCATTGGTTTTATTCCTCCGTTTGATGTTATAAAAGAATTAGAAGAATTATTCGATATGACTGCAAATATTCCATTAATTAAAAACAATTAA